One Rhinoraja longicauda isolate Sanriku21f chromosome 44, sRhiLon1.1, whole genome shotgun sequence DNA segment encodes these proteins:
- the LOC144612298 gene encoding uncharacterized protein LOC144612298 produces MFSSWFNYIMNGFRNPQDCGPGDRCEGEGTAHDDNEEDKPGASNGQHNTTPAAVIRDLESGGIAAGGDEVKLPQEVAGPSKAMAEGQPDKGSLSFGVHYPVAELRWMREGKEHSAEAILQPGKQGDSEEQLAGTMPDTDTTTVGESSVESAPLPRPVDDSSITLEYPKRKPAIFHRPTPKRTVVLKETVRQSIRLQSIAIGFSTWRPGSITSIYKHERSWGMEKLRIQKTFSLAANMY; encoded by the coding sequence ATGTTTTCCTCGTGGTTCAATTACATAATGAACGGATTCAGAAATCCTCAGGACTGCGGACCAGGTGACCGCTGTGAAGGTGAAGGAACCGCACACGATGACAACGAGGAAGACAAACCGGGTGCAAGTAACGGCCAGCacaacaccactccagcagcagtaATCCGCGATTTGGAGAGTGGAGGAATCGCTGCTGGTGGAGACGAGGTAAAACTGCCtcaggaggtggcaggaccatctaaggcaatggcagagggtcagcctgacaaaggctctctgtcatttggtgtccactatcctgttgcagaactgaggtggatgagagaagggaaagaACATTCTGCCGAGGCAATACTGCAGCCTGGTAAGCAAGGCGACAGCGAGGAGCAACTGGCAGGGACTATGCCCGACACAGACACAACAACTGTCGGGGAGAGCAGCGTCGAGAGCGCTCCGCTTCCAAGGCCGGTAGATGACAGCTCCATCACCCTTGAATATCCAAAgaggaaacctgccatcttccACCGCCCCACTCCAAAACGGACAGTCGTGCTTAAAGAGACTGTAAGACAAAGTATCCGGTTGCAATCCATTGCCATTGGTTTTAGCACCTGGAGACCCGGCTCCATCACTTCGATCTATAAGCACGAGAGAAGCTGGGGAATGGAGAAGCTGAGAATACAAAAAACTTTCAGTTTAGCTGCAAATATGTAttag
- the LOC144612366 gene encoding uncharacterized protein LOC144612366 has translation MGGEAGEKDGGYQEIPDWHYEEIREIRSRARRLGRPAGVPGPPAGGEATGDDGGYQEVAEGQSLAVRESGRSCSPRRVPETRGPVPTPPDAVYAKVNKARAHVYAEPGEGGPRAAARQALPFPGHEYSELEPRRARPANHYCPDPTDGQIRPLAPGTTSRTLPGNSRSLRPTSPTLDPTARPLPDTDRSLRPTTPTLDPTARPLPNRSLRPTVPTSDTTARPLPNPDRSMRPTAPTLDPPARPLTPGTTARPLPDPDRSLRPSTPSHDRTARTLPNMSLRPTAPTSDTTARPLPNPDRSLRPTAPTSDPLARPLPDPDRSLRPSTPTLDPAVRPLPDPNRSPRPTAPTSDPTVRPLPNHDTSLRPTALTLEPAVRALPDHDRSLWPTAPTSEPTDRPTPDPSLRPAAVPGEPTPPIYARPARKRRGWNGPVPTTPAPHPIDLDDAVYEAVPRTAGKAAAPAPRPGIGRAENRPRMPAPPRTPAPRRPGPVENAPRPGLGPGPGPREAPSRPEMGGQGGARPAPTQDTDLYETILEYQRATRKPARVQQGEGLTRHSGPPRGCRPEVLEEQDGPLR, from the exons ATGGGAGGGGAGGCGGGCGAGAAAGACGGAGGCTACCAGGAG aTTCCGGACTGGCATTACGAGGAGATCCGGGAGATCCGGAGCCGGGCTCGGAGACTGGGAAGGCCGGCCGGCGTTCCCGGACCCCCGGCGGGAGGGGAGGCGACCGGGGACGATGGAGGCTACCAGGAG GTCGCTGAGGGCCAGAGTTTGGCGGTGAGGGAGTCCGGACGATCGTGCAGCCCCAGaagagtgccggagacccggggccCGGTGCCCACCCCACCAGACGCGGTCTACGCCAAGGTGAACAAGGCCAGGGCCCACGTGTACGCGGAGCCGGGGGAGGGAGGGCCGCGCGCCGCCGCACGGCAGGCCCTGCCGTTCCCCGGCCACGAGTACTCCGAGCTGGAGCCGCGGCGCGCCAGGCCCGCTAACCACTACTGCCCTGACCCCACCGACGGGCAAATCCGGCCCCTGGCACCGGGGACCACCAGCCGAACCCTGCCCGGCAACAGCAGGAGCCTGCGGCCTACATCCCCGACCCTTGACCCCACAGCCCGGCCCCTGCCCGACACCGACAGGAGCTTGCGGCCTACTACCCCGACCCTTGACCCCACAGCCCGACCCCTTCCGAACAGGAGCCTGCGGCCTACTGTCCCGACCTCTGACACTACGGCCCGACCTCTGCCCAATCCTGACAGGAGCATGAGGCCTACTGCCCCGACCCTTGACCCTCCAGCACGACCCCTGACCCCTGGCACCACCGCTCGACCCCTGCCCGACCCCGACAGGAGCCTGCGGCCTTCCACCCCATCTCACGACCGCACAGCCCGGACCCTGCCCAACATGAGCCTGCGGCCTACCGCCCCGACCTCTGACACTACGGCGCGACCCCTGCCCAATCCTGACAGAAGCCTGAGGCCCACTGCCCCGACCTCTGACCCCTTGGCCCGGCCCCTGCCCGACCCCGACAGAAGCCTGAGGCCTTCTACTCCAACCCTTGACCCCGCAGTACGACCCCTGCCCGACCCTAACAGGAGCCCGAGGCCTACTGCCCCGACCTCTGACCCCACAGTACGACCCCTGCCCAACCATGACACAAGCCTGCGGCCTACTGCCCTGACCCTTGAACCCGCAGTACGAGCCCTGCCTGACCATGACAGAAGCCTGTGGCCTACTGCCCCGACCTCTGAACCCACGGACCGGCCCACGCCCGACCCCAGCCTGCGGCCGGCAGCTGTGCCCGGCGAGCCCACTCCTCCCATCTACGCACGGCCGGCACGGAAACGGCGCGGCTGGAACGGCCCCGTTCCCACCACCCCGGCGCCGCACCCCATCGACCTCGACGACGCAGTGTACGAGGCGGTGCCCAGAACTGCGGGCAAGGCTGCAGCACCCGCTCCCAGGCCGGGCATTGGGAGGGCGGAGAATCGGCCCAGGATGCCGGCGCCACCCAGGACGCCGGCCCCACGCAGACCAGGCCCAGTGGAGAATGCACCCAGACCAGGcctaggcccaggcccaggcccaaggGAGGCGCCTAGCCGACCGGAGATGGGCGGACAAGGGGGAGCGCGGCCGGCCCCTACTCAAGACACCGACCTGTACGAGACCATCCTGGAGTATCAGCGGGCCACCCGCAAGCCAGCCCGTGTACAGCAGGGAGAGGGACTGACCCGGCACAGCGGCCCACCCAGAGGGTGCAGACCAgaggtactagaggaacaagatggaccactccgttga